The proteins below are encoded in one region of Pontibacter deserti:
- the groES gene encoding co-chaperone GroES, giving the protein MSISIKPLADRVIVAPAAAEEKTKSGIIIPDTAKEKPQRGEVVAVGEGKVSEQGTLMKPQVKVGDQVLYGKYAGTEISVDGGDYLIMRESDILAVL; this is encoded by the coding sequence ATGTCAATCAGCATTAAACCATTAGCAGACAGAGTGATCGTAGCTCCTGCTGCAGCAGAAGAAAAAACGAAGTCTGGTATCATTATTCCGGACACTGCTAAAGAGAAACCACAGCGTGGTGAGGTAGTAGCCGTTGGCGAAGGCAAAGTATCTGAGCAAGGTACTCTTATGAAGCCACAGGTTAAAGTAGGCGACCAGGTGTTGTATGGCAAATATGCAGGTACTGAGATCTCAGTAGATGGCGGCGATTACCTGATCATGCGTGAGTCAGATATTCTGGCAGTACTTTAA
- the miaB gene encoding tRNA (N6-isopentenyl adenosine(37)-C2)-methylthiotransferase MiaB: MNPILDLDFIDNRTPEQASAAASSDTQVSKETNTGRSRKLYIESYGCAMNFSDSEIVSSIMFEQGFDTTSDIAQADLVFLNTCSIREKAEQTVRNRLGQINHYKKKKPAMMVGILGCMAERLKKSLLEEEKIVDLVVGPDAYRDLPNLINEVDGGQKAVNVLLSREETYADINPIRLNSNGVSAFISIMRGCDNMCSFCVVPFTRGRERSRDAHSIVREAEALVAQGYKEVTLLGQNVDSYKWASEDGTESVNFAQLLEMVALLSPDLRVRFSTSHPKDITDEVLYTMKKYDNICKYIHLPAQSGNSRVLELMNRTYDREWYINRVDAIRAILGEECGISSDMIAGFCTETEEEHQDTLSLMDYVQYDYSYMFFYSERPGTLAARKLEDDIPLEVKKRRLDEIINKQRETSLARNKRDIGKVHKVLVEGPSKKSEDQLSGRNDQNKVVIFDKKHYKKGDYVNVLVHDCSVGTLFGEAID; the protein is encoded by the coding sequence ATGAATCCAATCCTTGATCTAGATTTTATAGATAATCGTACACCGGAACAAGCCTCTGCGGCTGCATCCAGTGATACGCAGGTATCCAAAGAAACCAACACCGGCAGATCCCGAAAACTGTATATTGAGAGTTATGGTTGTGCCATGAACTTCTCTGATAGTGAGATTGTGTCGTCTATCATGTTTGAGCAAGGTTTTGATACCACTTCTGATATCGCACAGGCTGACCTTGTGTTCCTGAATACATGCTCTATCCGGGAGAAAGCTGAGCAGACGGTACGTAACCGTTTAGGCCAGATAAACCACTATAAAAAGAAGAAGCCGGCCATGATGGTGGGTATACTTGGCTGTATGGCTGAGCGCCTGAAGAAATCGTTGCTAGAGGAAGAAAAGATTGTGGACCTGGTAGTTGGCCCGGATGCTTACCGCGACCTGCCAAATCTTATTAATGAAGTTGATGGTGGCCAGAAAGCAGTAAACGTATTACTGTCCCGTGAGGAAACTTACGCAGATATCAACCCCATCCGACTGAACAGCAACGGGGTAAGCGCCTTTATCTCCATCATGCGTGGTTGCGATAACATGTGTTCTTTCTGTGTGGTACCATTTACCCGTGGCCGTGAACGTTCCCGTGATGCGCATTCTATTGTGCGGGAAGCAGAAGCGCTGGTAGCTCAGGGATATAAAGAGGTAACACTGCTGGGTCAGAATGTGGACTCATACAAATGGGCTTCTGAAGACGGAACAGAATCAGTAAACTTCGCGCAGCTGCTGGAAATGGTGGCTTTGCTATCGCCTGACCTTCGTGTTCGTTTCTCTACTTCGCATCCTAAGGATATTACAGATGAAGTACTTTATACCATGAAGAAGTATGATAACATCTGCAAATACATCCACTTGCCGGCACAGAGCGGGAACTCCCGAGTACTGGAACTGATGAACCGTACCTACGACCGTGAATGGTACATTAATCGTGTAGATGCTATCCGAGCTATACTTGGAGAAGAATGCGGTATTTCTTCGGATATGATTGCAGGCTTCTGTACTGAAACGGAAGAAGAGCACCAGGATACGCTGAGCTTAATGGATTACGTACAGTACGATTACTCTTACATGTTCTTCTATTCAGAGCGACCTGGTACCCTAGCTGCCCGCAAACTGGAAGATGATATTCCATTGGAAGTAAAAAAACGCAGGTTAGATGAGATCATCAACAAGCAGCGCGAAACTTCCCTTGCACGTAACAAACGAGATATTGGTAAGGTGCACAAAGTGCTGGTAGAAGGACCATCTAAAAAATCTGAAGACCAACTGAGCGGCCGCAATGACCAGAATAAAGTAGTGATCTTTGATAAAAAACACTATAAGAAAGGTGATTACGTGAACGTCCTGGTACACGATTGCAGCGTAGGCACCCTGTTCGGCGAAGCTATCGATTAG
- a CDS encoding sigma-54 interaction domain-containing protein, whose translation MRNIDIQSIKQRFGIIGNSPLLNHAIQVAAQVAPTDMTVLITGESGSGKESFSKIIHQLSPRKHGQFIAINCGAIPEGTIDSELFGHEKGSFTGAHDTRKGYFEVTDGGTIFLDEIGEMPLGTQARLLRVLENGEFIKVGSSKVQKTDVRVVAATNVNLLNAVEKGRFREDLYYRLNTVPITVPPLRERGEDIYLLFRKFASDFAEKYRVKPITLTPEAIPVLIDFRFPGNIRQLKNIVEQISVLEYEREIDAETLKRYLPREQASHVPALLNTEKAAEQPFSERDILYKVLFDMRRDVSDLKKLVFEMLTHQPAETDLLKEHSHLFENIGHFDSHTYPAQEQTDGFYLPMKQAQPHEYEDQKIEDIQHENAEESLSLEDKEKEMIVKALKKHNNKRKYAAQDLGISERTLYRKLKQYEIEE comes from the coding sequence ATGCGCAACATCGATATACAAAGTATAAAACAGCGATTCGGGATTATAGGCAATTCGCCTCTACTGAACCATGCCATTCAGGTAGCGGCACAAGTAGCACCTACCGACATGACCGTACTGATAACCGGTGAGAGTGGCAGTGGTAAAGAATCTTTTTCCAAGATTATCCATCAGTTGAGCCCGCGCAAACATGGTCAGTTTATAGCCATAAATTGTGGCGCCATACCAGAAGGAACTATAGATTCGGAGTTATTTGGTCACGAAAAAGGCTCTTTTACAGGCGCCCACGATACCCGCAAGGGTTATTTTGAGGTAACAGATGGTGGCACTATATTTTTGGACGAAATTGGTGAAATGCCGCTGGGTACCCAGGCACGCCTGCTGCGTGTGCTGGAAAATGGTGAATTTATAAAAGTAGGCTCATCTAAAGTTCAGAAAACGGATGTACGTGTAGTAGCTGCTACCAATGTAAACTTGCTGAACGCTGTAGAAAAAGGCCGTTTCAGAGAAGATCTATACTATAGATTAAATACAGTTCCGATCACAGTTCCACCTTTACGCGAGCGTGGAGAAGATATTTATTTGCTGTTCCGAAAATTTGCCAGTGACTTTGCGGAGAAATACCGTGTAAAACCCATCACCCTGACACCAGAGGCTATTCCGGTGTTAATTGATTTCCGTTTTCCTGGTAACATTCGTCAGCTAAAAAATATTGTAGAGCAGATCTCGGTGCTGGAGTATGAGCGTGAGATAGATGCAGAAACACTGAAGCGATACCTGCCACGCGAGCAGGCCAGTCATGTACCAGCACTATTAAATACTGAAAAAGCTGCAGAACAGCCCTTTTCGGAACGTGATATACTTTACAAAGTGTTGTTTGATATGCGGCGCGATGTGTCGGATCTGAAAAAGCTGGTTTTTGAAATGCTCACGCACCAGCCTGCTGAAACAGACCTGCTAAAGGAACATAGCCATTTGTTTGAAAATATTGGTCATTTTGACTCACATACCTATCCTGCTCAGGAACAGACAGATGGTTTTTATCTGCCAATGAAGCAGGCGCAGCCTCACGAGTACGAAGATCAAAAAATAGAAGATATCCAGCATGAAAACGCTGAAGAAAGTCTATCTTTAGAGGATAAGGAAAAGGAAATGATTGTGAAGGCGCTGAAAAAGCATAACAACAAACGCAAATACGCTGCACAGGATCTTGGCATATCAGAACGAACGCTGTACAGAAAACTGAAACAGTATGAAATTGAAGAATAA
- the groL gene encoding chaperonin GroEL (60 kDa chaperone family; promotes refolding of misfolded polypeptides especially under stressful conditions; forms two stacked rings of heptamers to form a barrel-shaped 14mer; ends can be capped by GroES; misfolded proteins enter the barrel where they are refolded when GroES binds) has product MAKNITFDAEARHKIKSGVDKLANAVKVTLGPKGRNVIIDKKFGAPTITKDGVSVAKEIELKDAIENMGAQLVKEVASKTADQAGDGTTTATVLAQAIYTAGIKNVAAGANPMDLKRGVDKAVHAVVENLRAQSKKIENSSEIAQVGTISANNDAEIGKMIADAMDKVGKDGVITVEEAKGTETEVKTVEGMQFDRGYLSPYFVTNAEKMEAEFDNPFILIYDKKVSTMKELLPVLEQVVQTGRGLVIVAEDVDGEALATLVVNKLRGSLKIAAVKAPGFGDRRKAMLEDIAILTGGTVISEERGYKLENATLDYLGKAEKVIIDKDNTTIVNGGGQKDDIVARVNQIKAQMETTTSDYDKEKLQERLAKLSGGVAILYIGASTEVEMKEKKDRVDDALHATRAAVEEGIVAGGGVALIRALDALNNIDVYNADEQTGVQIIKTALEAPLRTIVSNAGGEGSVVVQAVREGKADFGYNARDDKYENMFAAGIIDPTKVTRLALENAASIAGLLLTTDCVVSEEPAEEGAPMGGGMPGGMGGMGGMM; this is encoded by the coding sequence ATGGCTAAGAACATCACATTTGATGCCGAAGCTCGCCACAAAATAAAGTCTGGCGTTGACAAACTGGCAAATGCTGTAAAAGTTACCTTAGGTCCTAAAGGCCGTAACGTAATCATTGACAAAAAATTTGGTGCCCCTACTATCACAAAAGATGGTGTTTCAGTTGCGAAAGAAATCGAGCTGAAAGATGCTATCGAGAACATGGGTGCACAGCTGGTAAAAGAAGTAGCATCTAAAACTGCTGATCAGGCTGGTGACGGTACTACAACAGCAACTGTATTGGCTCAGGCAATCTATACTGCCGGTATTAAAAACGTAGCAGCCGGTGCTAACCCAATGGACCTGAAGCGTGGTGTAGACAAAGCTGTACATGCAGTAGTTGAGAACCTGCGCGCGCAGTCTAAGAAAATCGAGAACTCTTCTGAAATTGCTCAGGTAGGTACAATCTCTGCCAACAACGATGCTGAGATCGGTAAAATGATCGCGGATGCAATGGATAAGGTTGGTAAAGACGGCGTTATCACAGTTGAAGAAGCAAAAGGTACTGAAACTGAAGTGAAGACTGTAGAAGGTATGCAGTTTGACCGTGGTTACCTTTCTCCATACTTTGTTACTAACGCAGAGAAGATGGAAGCTGAATTTGACAATCCTTTCATCCTGATCTACGACAAGAAAGTTTCTACTATGAAAGAACTGCTTCCAGTATTGGAGCAGGTTGTTCAGACTGGCAGAGGCCTTGTAATAGTAGCTGAAGATGTAGATGGTGAAGCACTTGCTACACTTGTAGTTAACAAACTGCGTGGTTCTCTTAAAATTGCTGCTGTTAAAGCTCCTGGCTTCGGTGACAGAAGAAAAGCTATGCTGGAAGATATCGCTATCCTGACTGGCGGTACTGTAATTTCTGAAGAGCGCGGTTACAAACTGGAGAACGCTACGCTGGATTACTTAGGTAAAGCTGAGAAAGTGATCATCGACAAGGACAACACAACTATAGTTAATGGTGGTGGTCAGAAAGATGACATCGTAGCACGTGTTAACCAGATCAAAGCGCAGATGGAAACTACAACATCTGACTACGACAAAGAAAAACTTCAGGAGCGTTTAGCTAAGCTTTCTGGTGGTGTTGCTATCCTTTACATTGGTGCTTCTACTGAAGTTGAGATGAAAGAAAAGAAAGACCGCGTAGATGATGCCCTTCATGCTACTCGCGCTGCCGTTGAAGAAGGTATCGTAGCTGGTGGTGGTGTTGCCCTGATCCGTGCTTTAGATGCCCTTAATAACATCGACGTTTACAATGCTGATGAGCAGACTGGTGTTCAGATAATCAAAACTGCACTGGAAGCCCCTCTTAGAACAATCGTTTCTAACGCTGGTGGCGAAGGTTCAGTGGTAGTACAGGCTGTTCGAGAAGGTAAAGCTGACTTCGGTTACAATGCCCGCGACGACAAGTATGAAAACATGTTTGCAGCTGGTATCATTGACCCAACTAAAGTTACGCGTCTTGCTTTAGAGAACGCTGCTTCTATCGCAGGTTTGCTTCTAACTACTGACTGTGTAGTTTCTGAAGAGCCTGCTGAAGAAGGTGCTCCTATGGGCGGCGGTATGCCAGGTGGCATGGGCGGCATGGGCGGCATGATGTAA
- a CDS encoding LptE family protein — MKLKNNLIKLYTFGLLSLPLLFSGCGVYSFTGTTISPDIKTISIQNFENPTGEGPANLTQIVTNNFKNYYRRNTNLTLLQQEGDLQLEGQIVSFTVSPAAIEREGEVDRAALNRLTLGVQVRYTNSKNPEENFDQLFSISQDFDENTDVTQLPPAFIEELTERLVTDVFNKTVANW; from the coding sequence ATGAAATTGAAGAATAACTTAATTAAACTTTATACCTTCGGGCTGCTGTCTCTGCCATTGTTGTTCAGTGGCTGTGGAGTTTATTCGTTTACTGGTACTACCATCTCCCCGGATATAAAAACCATCTCAATTCAGAACTTTGAGAACCCGACCGGTGAAGGCCCTGCTAATTTAACGCAGATAGTTACCAATAACTTCAAAAACTACTACCGCCGTAACACTAATCTTACGCTTTTACAACAGGAAGGCGACCTGCAACTGGAAGGCCAGATCGTGAGCTTTACAGTATCACCGGCCGCTATTGAGCGTGAAGGAGAAGTTGACCGTGCAGCCTTAAACAGGCTTACATTAGGTGTACAGGTGCGCTACACAAACAGTAAGAACCCTGAAGAAAATTTTGACCAACTCTTTTCTATTTCCCAGGATTTCGACGAGAATACAGATGTAACTCAACTTCCGCCAGCATTTATCGAGGAACTTACCGAACGCCTGGTAACGGATGTATTTAATAAAACAGTAGCAAACTGGTAA
- the secG gene encoding preprotein translocase subunit SecG has product MYIALISIIVFICVLLILVVLAQNPKGGGLSSQFGGSTSQLMGVKRTGDLLEKLTWGFAIALVLLTLGTHTMVGTSNEGSVNRSINEERARQSQLPGAPAALPGATDTAKTAIPDAGEIPEMVDTATNNQ; this is encoded by the coding sequence ATGTACATCGCCCTTATCAGTATTATCGTTTTCATTTGCGTGTTGCTAATTTTGGTTGTGCTAGCACAAAACCCTAAAGGAGGCGGGCTTTCTAGCCAGTTTGGAGGCAGCACCAGCCAGTTAATGGGTGTAAAACGTACTGGTGACCTTCTGGAAAAATTAACGTGGGGTTTTGCAATTGCCCTTGTACTGTTAACACTGGGTACCCATACTATGGTAGGTACTTCAAACGAAGGTTCTGTGAACAGAAGCATTAACGAAGAGCGTGCACGTCAGTCTCAGTTACCAGGTGCCCCTGCTGCATTGCCAGGTGCTACAGATACTGCCAAAACTGCTATTCCTGATGCAGGTGAAATTCCTGAGATGGTCGACACAGCTACAAACAATCAGTAA